The sequence below is a genomic window from Chelmon rostratus isolate fCheRos1 chromosome 24, fCheRos1.pri, whole genome shotgun sequence.
ATTAAACTCCTTCAGTCGTCACTGCAGGTGTGAGATGAGTCTGGACGGACGTGGATGTCAAACCTGTCTCCCTCAAACTGAAGTCGACCACGACTCTGAATCTGTGTTTCAGGATCAGCCATCCGCTGTTACAGCTGTAAGGACTACACAGCCAGCTGCTCCAAACAACGAGACTGTAGCTACGACGACGCCTGTCTCACGCTCAACGAGAGAGGTACGTCTACACCTGTACCATAACCGCAGACAATACTGGATTCTGATTGGCCAAAAGCTCCTCACTGTTTGAATTGTCCACAGCTTCCTGTTAGCTGAAGGTGAAAAGTCCATCAGCTTTAAAGTCAGTCTGAGACTCTCCGGTTCTCCTGTTCTGTGTTTGTCCGCAGGAGGAATGACGTACCGCCAGTGTCTGAAGTATTCAGACTGCGAGTACGGCCGACTGGCCCAGATGTTCCCCCAGGTAACCGCCACTCTCTCTTCTGGTGTGAAGTACAGTTATCACTGACAGATACTACAGATACTTTAACACGAGGGGAATATTCTACAGTCAGAGTATTCAGCCAGTGAGAAGCGATGGCACGCTGCTCTCCACCTCCAGTGAAGAAAAGCCTTTTTCACCTGAGATGAACTCAAACATCCTGgttagcctctgaaaacatgcagcaagatgctaacatgctaacagtttCCTTATTCAAACCTGTGTGAACCAACAGCAGCTTGCAAACCAGTTTAAATGCTAGCAGAAGCCCTAACCAACACGACTCGGTACTCCCAGATGATCCGACAGGATACTCACAGTATCTTGATCTGAGGGAAATGTTTTACACTGAATCGTTGCGTTCATCATGGTGGAGTTTCCTTTCAATGTCAACAAGGTCGTTCGTACCAGTGATGGGACAGGTATTGGTTACAGGTGGACATtgagctgaaactgaaattaTCTCGATACAAAAGTTCCCAAAAAGTCTGTAGAAcgtaaagaaaaacagaaaacaaccatGAACCTGGATTCACTTCAGAACAAAGACTCGAAACTGAATGTTTTCTGGAAATATTCTGAGCTTGATGTTGCTTCAGGGTCTGTTTCCCACTTTGTTCCATCAGCTGTTCTTTAACAACACTCAGTGTTTGAGAACCGACGACTTGTCTGGAAAGAGAAATTATTTCCGTTCTTCTTGATAACCGACGTCAGTTGTTCAACAGCTCTCTGACTATGAGGCCGCTGCTGTAACGCTGCAGGACGTGTCTTTCATGATGTCCCTGAAGAAGACGTTGTCTGGATGGCGGCACACGTTGCACCTTTCAGTattaatggagccttcacagatgtgcactgacacacctccagaccagcacagaggctggctgtTGAACTCTGTGCTGGAACAATCTGGATGGTCCTTTTCTCTTCAGCCCAGAGGACACGACGCCCACGACGtccaaaaacagtctgaaatgtGGACTCGGCAGACCACAGCACATTTTTCCACCTTGTGtcagtccatctcagatgaGGTCTGGTCCAGAGAAGGTTCCAGATGTTGTTGATATGTGGCTTCACTCTGCTGGTGGAGCCTGAACAGGCATTTGTGGTTcctgtgttcctgagcccgtgtGACGATGTCCTTCATACAGTCATGGAGGTTTTTAATGAAGCACTGCCTGGGGGGTCGAAGGTCACGGTGCCAGTGAACAACTGAACCTCTCCAGGATGACtcaaacccaatcatgatgctctcacctgttaccaatcgaCCTGctacaagattcaagattcacTGAGcaacatgtcaatgaaatctgctctgcaacccccccccccccccccgttagaaacaagataagaaagattctaaaataaaattaagatacgagaataaaataaaccaacatgcagtgaaaatattcagaaacatcgttttgtttttttttaacttaacacAGCGTCTGAACTTTTCTGGAATTGGAGTTGAACCCCTCCTCCAACAAAACAAATCCCAACGATGTCCAGAAACACGTTTACATCACGAAACACTAACCTTAACCCTTCCAGGCCTCGTCTGCACTCGTGAACTGAAGCAGCGAAGCAACGAGCAGGAGTTCAGCTTCAGACTCTGTTATTAACAACCAACGTTTGTTCATAcgctgagctgagaggaagccaCCAGAACTCCAGACCACCAGAGCTCCAGACCACCAGAGCTCCAGACCACCAGAACTCCAGACCACCAGAGCTCCAGACCACCAGAGCTCCAGACCACCAGAACTCCAGACCACCAGAGCTCCAGACCACCAGAGCTCCAGACCACCAGAACTCCAGACCACCAGGGGAAAATATGCCAAACAGTAAAAACTGAGAACCAGTACAGACTACTAGAACCAGTAAAAAATATTAGAACAAGCACAGACTATTAGAACCAGTAATAACCACTGGAACCAGTACAATCTATTCAaaccagcacaaacaaatgcaacCAAAGCAGCgagcagaggacagaggtgTGTTTGACTCACCTGTTTGAAGTCCTCTATGGAGGCATTGTTGACTCAGGTGATCCACTTCCTGTTAGATCCATTCTGAGACAGGTTGTGTTTCACCAGGTGATGCAGCTGAGGTGGTTTCAAACAGTGTGAAGCTCTCCTGGACATTTCTAACCTTCTCTGGCTCGTCAGTCCTGAAGTGTCAGTGTGAGACTAATCAGAGGACATCTGCCTCACCTGCCTTCCTCCATTGTTCTGCCTACCTGACATTTATCTCAACAGCCAGGAGAGGCGCTGTTTCACTTACCTGCAGTACTGCCCTgtatgttttagatgtttccctgctccaacacacctgattcagatgctcagctcgttactggactctgctgaggcctgataacgagccattcatttgaatcaggtgtgctggagcagggatacatctaaagcaggcatgtccaaactattccataaagggccgtgtggctgcaggttttcgttccaaccaaggaggagcacaccagcttaattagctgagctcagtcttcagctgataactcagtgatcccttgatgttgattggctggcctggtgtgctcctccttggttggaacgaaaacctgcagccacacggccctttatggaatagtttggacatgcctgatctaaagcatgcagggcagtggtactccaggaccaggcttcAGAAACAGTGATCCAATCTATCTAATAAAGTCTATCTAAACCAGCACAAACCCTTACAACCAGTACAAACCAGGACAAACCAGTACAAACCAAACCAGCACAAACTAATCTAATAATCTAATCTATCTATATAAACCTTTAGAACCAGCAGAAACTATTAGAACCACCACAACCCAGTAGGTGCTGAGTCTCTCAGTCTGGATCCAGTTTACCTGAAAACATACGAAACTGATCCTCCATCGAATCAGcggctgtgtgtctgtgacacCTGTGTGCTTCCACCTGATCAATAACTGTACCGATCATTTCCAGGTCTCCAGCTTCACCTTCAAGTGCTGCAACTCTGACCTGTGCAACTCCGCCCCCTCCTCCGCAGCGAGCTCTGTGATTGGTCTGCTGGCCTCGGTCGCGGTCATGTGGTGGTGCATCCACTGAAGAGTGACGAGGCTCTGTAGCGCCCCCCCGTGGCTGTAAACATACAGCTGCTTTAACAAGAGCAGGTTCAGCTTCTCTAACTCAGCCATCacttcacattcattcattctcaacACATTGTAATCATTTATCGATCAGCATCTGATCGATTAAACTGGAAATAGTTTAAGTCACGTGATCAGTGTTTATATGACGTGAAGATTAGTTAGATATGATCACATCTAAAGAGTTTTAATGGTTGAACATGAAGGGCTCACATTTCAGAGTGACTGGAACGAAAACAGACgtaaacaaacatgaaattaattaatccagtaatttattaataacaaatcaataaagtttcCTGAACGGTGTGAATTAATtataaagagagaaatgaagctCGACAGAAGACTCCCAGGCTTTGTCGTCTTCTCTGGTTTCTCAGTGGACTTCTGGaggtttattgttttattgtttattattttattctccacaggaagtgacatcacactgaatGAGATCAACACGTGTTTCATGTCACAGGAAGTGGCATCACACTGAATGAGATCAACACGTGTTTCAtgtcacaggaagtgacatcacactgaatgagatcaacatgtttcatgtcacaggaagtgacatcacactgaatgagatcaacatgtttcatgtctgtgttcacaTCTGACTGAATCTGACTCTGAAACAGCTGCTAAAAAAAGGTTctttaaagaaaatatgacGAACATAAACCCACATCaatgtatatttatttgtattaaactttattaatttaAATTCCACAGAAACCACATTCATTCCcaaattacagtgtttttttacaggaaacagCACCTTGAAGTACAGACCTGTCAAATTAAAGTGCTCCACTTTGGTCTGTGAGCTGAGATGAAAAAGATCTGAAGCTGCTTCGCTCTTtaactgtttgaaatgaaaacagcttcAATGTCTGTAAATGAACATTTAATCAATAAACGGTGACAAACTGGAAACACACTGATTCTCTTTAATTGATTGAATACTGATGATTAGAAATGGGTGAGGTCATCAGTTTAAACAGTTTTATAATGAAGgttatatattataaatattatataattataaaaGTCAGACAGGAGGAATAGGCTTCAGACAAAATTATAAAAATCTAACTTGATtgattaaaatcaatcaatatttaTAAACGAGTAAATAGATACATTTTCAGTAAAAGTCCTTATCTATAATCTATAATCCCGAATCAGTCGGACCCTTGCATGACTCTGtttgacgatgatgatgatgatgatgaggtgtgaaggcagcagcaggtgagttGGACAGCAGTGCCCcctgcaggcagacaggtgacCCCACActgagggtgaagaggaggtgatgatgaaaacagaatgatAAACATAATTTACAGTAAACTCTGAACACCAGTGTTTTAAAAGCAGCTTCACAGAATAACTAAGTTAATAAAATGATGACGTTGTCATGGTTACTGAGtaaactgctgcagtgtgtcgtctttgtgctgcagctgaatgtttttacagtgcagaGAGATGATGGTGGCTCATTTTTCAAGTTAAATGACGTATTTTTTACAGTTCAGATGTGTTAcagtttgtaaaatgttgtttgaCTGAAAGAagctccaaaacaaaaataaaacttctctttcattttactttatttcatttttattcaatcttatttaatttatttctgtttatttcattttatttgatcttagttctgttttttttttaatgaaactgatGGACTGAttcttgcagtttttctttgtatcGTCATGGTAACGCAGTCGCTTTGTGGAAACTGCAGACAAATGTAAAGGACAGTGTGGTGTGTTAGatattttacagtgtagtgTTGTTCCATGTATTTCTTTGGCAGTAAAATTTAGTTGCTTTTAAAGTTCACTGATGCTCAGTCTCATATCTATACTGCATACTTTTGtagtttttcacagtttttgtttcttacaGTACACTGTGATGATTTTAGTGTAATATTCTATTTTCATAGTGTTGTGTaatgttttttacagtgtagtttATTTCTGACTGTAAGATTATTGTTTACAGAACAGCAGTGTAGTATTCCTTACAGTGTTGCAGTATTTCTTACAGTAAAGTGCTGCAGTATTTCTCACAGTACGGTGTTGTAGTATTTCTTACAGTGTATAAGTGTGTAACTGGAGAGTTTTCAGGAAACACCTTCAGGGTGTCAACACCTCACAGATCTGTGGAAACACTCagcagctcttcctcttcctcttcctctcgctgTTTTGACACTGTTGTAGTATTCCTTAAAGTACAGTGTTGGATTTCTTACAGTAGTGTAGTTGTACTGATTCTTACGATATAGTGTAGTTGTAGCATTTCTTATAGTACAGTGTTGTAGTATTTCTTCCAGTATagtgtagtagtagtattttatatatatttttcctgCTACATGCCGTTACACTGtaaaataacagctaaaaaaaaaaaaaaaatctcttttgtacaatacttcttatcactactgtttgctacttttgatattttattattatgtatagaatctttttactgctcgctgttttggtattttattatgtatagtttgttctttatagtcttattttcacttatttcactgtgtgtaatgctgctgctgcactgcagtttcccagcttgggatgaataaagtatatctatctatctatctatctatctatctatctatctttcttACGGTAGAGTGTAGTTGTGGTATTTCTTACAGTACAGGTCGTTGTAGTACTtcttacagtacagtgtagCTGTGGTATTTCTTACAGTGAAGTGTAGTTGTAGTAATTCTAATAGTACAGTATAGTTGTTGTATTTCTTAGAGTACAGTGTAGTTGTAGTATTCcttacagtacagtgtagtTGGGGTTATTtcttacagtacagtgtagtTGTAGTATTtcttacagtacagtgtagtTGTAGTACTtcttacagtacagtgtagtTGGGGTTATTtcttacagtacagtgtagtTGTAGTATTtcttacagtacagtgtagtTGTAGTACTtcttacagtacagtgtagtTGGGGTTATTtcttacagtacagtgtagtTGTAGTATTtcttacagtacagtgtagtTGGGGTTATTtcttacagtacagtgtagtTGTAGTATTtcttacagtacagtgtagtTGGGGTTATTtcttacagtacagtgtagtTGTAGTATTtcttacagtacagtgtagtTGGGGTTATTtcttacagtacagtgtagtTGGGGTTATTtcttacagtacagtgtagtTGTAGTATTtcttacagtacagtgtagtTGGGGTTATTtcttacagtacagtgtagtTGGGGTTATTtcttacagtacagtgtagtTGTAGTATTTCTTACAGTGTGCCTCACAGATATCTGTGTGGAAACGCTCAGCAGCTCTTCCGGGTGTCTGACGTCACTCCACATCAAGTTTTCTACTAAAACTAGTAAAATACAGGAAATGGACAGATatactgtcaaaataaaagcaccataACTGCGTTCAACGATGTACCGGCCCTGTGAAACAATCCTCATGTTTACAGGCTTGTTTCTCAGTAATAACATATCTGGTATTTGtaattattgcatttatttattttgattcatttttagattatttattttgcagcacTCTTTAAAGCTCGGCATtgttctcctttctctttttcttgtttaacTGTAATCACATATTTATCACAGTACAAGTACATATTTGTCAAAACTGCTTTTTAACTGAATCAATATATTGTAATAATATACTTTCTGGACTGTAAACTAAGGTTTACTTTCTCTTTAAATAATATCTATATTATTACTGTTTAACTTTTTCCTCAATACAGAATCCATCCTTCTGTTTTTTGATACTTATCTATAAAATAGTTTATGTTCAATCATATCAAGGATTTTACAAACTAATTAACAACGATTATGGTTGATGGTAAGATGAATAATTGATGTTaggaatgtttgtgtttttacttacTGTTGCGCGcagggcttttattgtgaagtcGTGCACAGGAAGTCGTGTGTGTTGTTTCCCACTTGatgcaggagctgctgcaggttgaTCGCTGAGAAGCCGACAGGATGAAACTTTGATCGAAAATTAAAGAATAAGAAGCTGCTCACGTCATCATGGCTCTGAAGGTAAGACGCATCACCTGTGATGGACTCTGCCACCTTTGAcctctcacctgctgctgctggttctcATCATCAGACTGAAGACACAGCCGACCATCCGCTGCCTGTTCCTGCAGAAACTTCATCGAGAAATTAGTCGCGACAGTCAGTCAGTAACCTTCACAGGTgaagaaatgtgatgaaaataaaagaaagtgaCGGAACATTTCTGCAGGAGGATTTAAGAATCAGCATAAAACGAACAGAAACTGGCTGTTTATCAATGCAAACATATAAAAACCGTAAAATTCTAGAGGAGTCTGGTAGGCATCATGAAGATGTCAAGTTACCTACTGCGGCTGCAAAAATattctgaaaatataaaaacaggcATTAAAACCTTCTCTTGTATGAAAAATACGTTTGGCAAAATATTCTATTCAAATATAATTCTAGTAGGAATATTAAAAAATAGATCTGTCAGGATATCAAAGATTGGAAACTGTAAACTCCACTCCTACTGCAGACATTTCGAGGAGAAGATTTCTTTCTAGATTATTTTGATCTTctgaacaaaagcagaaatgtgcCAAAATGATATCAACATTTTGAGTCCAGTAGGAATATTAATCAGCGTAATGAAGAAATACAAAAACGTTCCACCA
It includes:
- the LOC121627175 gene encoding CD59 glycoprotein-like, producing MKRSLGICLLVCSALIGLGSAIRCYSCKDYTASCSKQRDCSYDDACLTLNERGGMTYRQCLKYSDCEYGRLAQMFPQVSSFTFKCCNSDLCNSAPSSAASSVIGLLASVAVMWWCIH